One Actinospica robiniae DSM 44927 genomic region harbors:
- a CDS encoding MFS transporter: MTSYRQVLAVPGLASLLSVSLIARAALAADMMTLTLYVVLGLHMSYAAAGSAAAALTTGLALGGPLLGRLIDRRGARGVLLLTAAVQVAFWLCVPVLAYPVLLPAAFAAGLLMVPAQLVTRQAITAATTTGQRRAAFALESVQGELSYVLGPPIVILCAAKLSPDVMVWGAGAAIATGGVGIALLDPVLRTDHAMGAEHAGRHGRREWLGKGMIAVLVMAFGATVLLSGTELAIIATLKDTGQVSWAGVVVVVYGASSIIGGLVYGTWSRPLPTWLLLGLLAVATIPAGLAHDWHWLCVAGVGAGVFTAPTLSTVADAVSRLAPAGVRGEATGLQSSALSAGFALGAPIAGAAIDLSAPAGGFAAAGLAGLATALTGFLLSRRPPVRTRPGLDDPNLDQAPGLEPCGASHSPAHTAY; this comes from the coding sequence GTGACCAGTTACCGACAAGTTCTTGCCGTGCCGGGATTGGCGTCGCTGTTGAGTGTTTCGCTGATCGCCCGCGCCGCGCTCGCGGCTGACATGATGACACTGACGTTGTATGTCGTGCTGGGCCTGCATATGAGCTACGCGGCAGCCGGTAGTGCCGCAGCGGCATTGACCACCGGATTGGCGCTGGGCGGGCCGTTGCTCGGTCGCTTGATCGACCGGCGGGGCGCGCGCGGCGTGCTGCTGTTGACCGCCGCGGTGCAGGTCGCGTTCTGGCTGTGTGTGCCCGTCCTGGCTTATCCGGTTCTTTTACCCGCCGCCTTCGCAGCGGGTCTGCTGATGGTCCCGGCCCAACTGGTGACCAGGCAGGCGATCACCGCGGCCACGACGACAGGGCAGCGCAGGGCCGCGTTCGCGCTGGAGTCGGTGCAAGGCGAGCTGTCGTATGTGCTGGGCCCGCCGATCGTGATCCTCTGCGCGGCGAAGCTGTCCCCCGACGTGATGGTGTGGGGCGCCGGCGCCGCGATCGCGACGGGTGGAGTCGGGATCGCCCTGCTCGACCCGGTGCTGCGGACCGATCACGCGATGGGCGCCGAGCACGCCGGCCGACACGGCCGCCGGGAATGGCTCGGCAAGGGCATGATCGCCGTCCTGGTGATGGCGTTCGGCGCCACGGTGCTGCTCAGCGGTACCGAACTGGCCATCATCGCCACGCTCAAAGACACCGGCCAGGTGTCCTGGGCCGGCGTGGTCGTCGTGGTCTACGGCGCATCATCGATCATCGGCGGGCTGGTGTATGGCACGTGGTCGCGGCCGCTGCCCACGTGGCTGCTGCTCGGACTGCTCGCTGTGGCGACCATTCCGGCCGGGCTGGCTCACGACTGGCATTGGTTGTGCGTGGCCGGCGTCGGTGCGGGAGTGTTCACGGCGCCGACCCTGTCCACCGTGGCCGACGCGGTCAGCCGGCTCGCTCCCGCCGGTGTCCGGGGTGAGGCGACCGGCCTGCAGTCATCGGCGCTGAGCGCGGGCTTCGCACTCGGCGCCCCGATCGCGGGGGCAGCGATCGATCTCTCCGCTCCGGCGGGGGGCTTCGCGGCGGCAGGGCTGGCCGGCCTGGCCACCGCACTGACCGGATTCCTGCTCTCGCGCCGCCCGCCCGTCCGAACACGGCCTGGCCTCGACGACCCCAACCTCGACCAGGCGCCGGGTCTTGAGCCGTGCGGGGCGTCCCACTCCCCCGCCCACACGGCGTACTGA
- a CDS encoding UbiX family flavin prenyltransferase, producing the protein MTNDSDHGDDKHPRRLVVGISGATGIAYGMRALELARKAGVQTHLVVTPAGQQTRAYETDLTAADLAAMADVTYRPADVGAAIASGSFRTAGMLIAPCSIRTLSSVAYSGNDNLLTRAADVTLKERRRLVLLVRETPLTLGHLRAMTAATESGAIVMPPVPAFYLRPRSLDEVVEHTVGRALELFGIEVPDLPRWGE; encoded by the coding sequence ATGACGAACGACTCCGACCACGGAGATGACAAGCACCCGCGGCGCCTGGTGGTGGGGATCAGCGGCGCGACCGGGATCGCGTACGGGATGCGCGCGCTGGAACTCGCTCGAAAAGCCGGGGTGCAGACGCACCTGGTCGTCACACCGGCCGGCCAGCAGACCCGCGCCTACGAGACGGACCTGACCGCGGCCGATCTGGCCGCGATGGCGGATGTGACCTACCGTCCGGCGGACGTCGGTGCGGCGATCGCCAGCGGCTCCTTCCGGACCGCGGGGATGCTCATCGCGCCGTGTTCCATCCGCACCCTGTCGTCGGTCGCGTACAGCGGCAACGACAATCTGCTGACACGGGCGGCGGACGTGACGCTCAAGGAGCGGCGCCGGCTGGTCCTGCTGGTGCGCGAGACACCGCTGACGCTCGGCCATCTCCGGGCGATGACCGCGGCCACCGAGTCCGGCGCGATCGTGATGCCGCCTGTGCCCGCCTTCTACCTGCGGCCGCGGAGCCTGGACGAGGTCGTCGAGCACACCGTGGGCCGTGCCTTGGAACTGTTCGGGATCGAGGTCCCGGACCTGCCCCGCTGGGGCGAATGA
- a CDS encoding AMP-binding protein, whose amino-acid sequence MYTSGSTGRPKGVEIDHRALANYTARAARRFSVNAGTRFAVFSSLAFEAEV is encoded by the coding sequence ATCTACACCTCCGGCTCCACCGGCCGTCCCAAGGGCGTGGAGATCGACCACCGTGCGCTGGCGAACTACACCGCGCGGGCCGCGCGCCGCTTCTCGGTGAACGCCGGGACCCGGTTCGCGGTCTTCTCCTCGCTCGCGTTCGAGGCCGAGGTGTGA
- a CDS encoding LysR family transcriptional regulator, with protein sequence MARDLETALLRSFVTAVRAGSISRAATALGHTQPALSQQLRKLESTVGRPLLHRSPSGVTPTRAGEDLLPYAERILSLSEQALTETRRALTGHCGVGLLEDLALSQLPQTLADLARLHPGARLEVLSLSNAEMRQAYDARRVQLVLDAVQDLPGPPRWTARRPLAWAIGQGVDATADPLPVVLFSHPCFWRTSLLESLESTGRRWHMTFESNSLAGVLAALRAGLGVAALTASNLEPAMLGHGHDTLPPLPDIELGLSRHPSADGDPLVDAVEAALRRMI encoded by the coding sequence ATGGCAAGGGACCTTGAGACCGCGCTGCTGCGCTCGTTCGTCACCGCCGTACGGGCCGGCAGTATCAGCCGCGCCGCGACCGCGCTCGGGCATACGCAGCCTGCGCTCAGCCAGCAGTTGCGCAAGCTCGAGAGCACCGTCGGGCGTCCACTGCTTCACCGCTCGCCCTCCGGAGTCACACCGACCCGAGCCGGCGAGGATCTGCTGCCCTACGCAGAACGCATCCTGTCACTGTCCGAGCAGGCACTCACCGAAACGCGACGCGCGCTCACCGGCCACTGCGGCGTAGGCCTGCTCGAAGACCTTGCCCTATCCCAGCTCCCGCAGACACTCGCCGACCTCGCCCGGCTACACCCCGGCGCGAGGTTGGAGGTGCTCAGCCTGTCCAACGCCGAGATGCGCCAGGCCTATGACGCACGCCGCGTCCAACTCGTGCTCGACGCGGTGCAGGACCTGCCCGGGCCGCCACGCTGGACGGCACGTCGCCCGCTGGCCTGGGCCATCGGCCAGGGCGTGGACGCGACTGCTGATCCGCTGCCGGTGGTGTTGTTCTCGCACCCGTGCTTCTGGCGCACCTCATTGCTGGAATCACTCGAAAGCACAGGCCGGCGCTGGCACATGACGTTCGAAAGCAACAGCCTGGCTGGAGTTCTCGCCGCGCTGCGCGCCGGGCTCGGCGTCGCGGCCCTGACGGCTTCGAACCTCGAACCGGCCATGCTCGGCCACGGCCACGACACCCTACCTCCCCTACCCGACATCGAACTCGGTCTCTCCCGGCACCCGAGCGCCGACGGGGATCCGCTGGTCGACGCTGTGGAAGCCGCGCTGCGACGCATGATCTGA
- a CDS encoding helix-turn-helix domain-containing protein, whose protein sequence is MLTDVESSSEIAEDAASRDPDVGLRAVAALRELTERLEILQVDNARRLGWSWQQIAARLGVTKQTVHRKHGPRVRGRE, encoded by the coding sequence ATGCTGACGGACGTGGAAAGCTCTTCCGAGATCGCCGAGGACGCCGCCAGCCGGGACCCCGACGTCGGGCTGCGTGCCGTGGCCGCGCTGCGCGAACTCACCGAGCGCCTTGAGATCCTGCAAGTCGACAACGCGCGCCGACTGGGCTGGTCCTGGCAGCAGATCGCGGCGCGACTGGGCGTGACCAAGCAGACCGTGCACCGCAAGCACGGCCCGAGAGTTCGGGGGCGAGAATGA
- a CDS encoding DUF4440 domain-containing protein translates to MIDQDAVQAAVDGELRLLDPGVRASAALSSQLLDPEFVEFGASGTRWDLPSILAMMSSESPSTEPPIEVSEMSGTVLAPGVVHLTYLSDGAGRRARRSSIWRQTPKGWRLYFHQGTLTGA, encoded by the coding sequence GTGATCGATCAGGACGCCGTACAGGCGGCGGTAGACGGGGAACTGCGGCTGCTGGACCCCGGCGTGCGCGCATCTGCCGCGCTGAGCTCACAGCTGCTGGATCCCGAGTTCGTCGAGTTCGGTGCGTCCGGAACACGCTGGGACCTTCCATCGATCCTCGCGATGATGAGCTCGGAATCACCCTCGACCGAGCCACCTATCGAGGTCAGCGAGATGTCGGGAACCGTCCTTGCTCCGGGCGTCGTCCACCTGACATACCTGTCCGACGGAGCCGGGCGACGCGCACGGCGCAGCTCCATCTGGCGTCAAACGCCGAAAGGATGGCGCCTGTACTTCCACCAAGGGACTCTGACAGGCGCTTGA
- a CDS encoding SMI1/KNR4 family protein: MNDDELVAALRADAVRSGNLQPSATQDALAEAERIIGLPIPTLLRRLYLEVGNGGFGPDLMGVRGGFPSANFDDIADLYQDGPDPDGVIPDGLVLVYDWGCSIWSMVDFRDPVGPVWRAESGALSQETTTLAQWLNSFIEESD, translated from the coding sequence ATGAACGACGACGAGCTCGTTGCGGCGCTGCGGGCCGACGCGGTCAGGTCCGGGAACCTGCAACCGTCAGCCACACAGGACGCGCTTGCTGAAGCCGAGCGAATCATCGGGCTTCCCATCCCGACATTGCTCCGTCGCCTGTACCTCGAGGTCGGCAATGGAGGCTTCGGTCCGGACCTGATGGGCGTGCGGGGCGGGTTCCCGAGCGCGAACTTCGATGACATCGCGGACCTCTACCAAGACGGCCCCGACCCGGACGGCGTGATACCCGATGGGCTCGTCCTCGTGTACGACTGGGGTTGCTCGATCTGGTCGATGGTCGACTTTCGCGACCCGGTCGGGCCCGTGTGGCGCGCAGAGAGCGGCGCACTCTCTCAAGAGACCACAACGCTCGCCCAATGGCTGAACAGCTTCATCGAAGAGTCCGACTAG
- a CDS encoding UbiD family decarboxylase, with protein sequence MKHLRSQREFIEALEEIGDLQRIEEEVDWRLEIGAVIRRSYDLRAPAPLFTNITGYQGTGFGVLGAPGALSGPGHPLARIALALGLPAEATGPQIMETIVAARARPGIAPRVVAAETAPCKENIALGDDVDLLKFPTPLIHGNDGGRYIQTYGMNIARTPDGSWTNWSVNRMMIADKNTLGCLIPGPQHLGIIRAQWAAQRKPLPVALALGVEPALPFVGGMPLPEGADESHFLGALFGEGLEVVPAETVDLMVPATAEIVIEGHIAFDETVLEGPMNEYPGYNAREKSLKPVFHVSAVTHRNDAVLPVVAAGPPVEEDHTVTGTMHAAEILYQLREAGLPVASAWFSFESAMHWLIVSVRSDWHEETAVPSTELARKIGEVVFTGKAGFGVPKVLLVEDDIDITDVNDVVWAFATRTHPEHGEVHFPALPHVQLSVYLSEAESHSYRAGKVLHNCLLADLFAKEDRPVKGSFENGWPTDIQQRVLAKWETYGYR encoded by the coding sequence GTGAAGCACCTGCGCAGCCAGCGCGAGTTCATCGAGGCGCTCGAAGAGATCGGGGACCTGCAGCGGATCGAGGAGGAGGTCGACTGGAGACTGGAGATCGGCGCCGTCATCCGCCGCTCCTACGACCTACGCGCGCCCGCCCCGCTGTTCACCAACATCACGGGATATCAGGGCACGGGCTTCGGTGTGCTCGGTGCTCCCGGCGCCCTGTCGGGGCCCGGCCACCCGCTGGCCCGGATCGCGCTGGCCCTCGGGCTGCCGGCCGAGGCGACCGGGCCGCAGATCATGGAGACGATCGTCGCGGCCCGCGCCCGGCCCGGGATCGCGCCGCGGGTCGTCGCCGCCGAAACCGCGCCGTGCAAGGAGAACATCGCGCTCGGCGACGACGTCGATCTGCTGAAGTTCCCGACGCCGCTGATCCACGGCAACGACGGGGGCCGCTACATCCAGACCTACGGCATGAACATCGCCCGCACACCCGACGGGTCCTGGACCAACTGGTCGGTCAACCGCATGATGATCGCCGACAAGAACACCCTCGGCTGCCTCATCCCCGGCCCCCAGCACCTGGGCATCATCCGCGCCCAGTGGGCCGCGCAACGCAAGCCGCTACCGGTCGCGCTGGCCCTCGGGGTCGAACCGGCGCTGCCGTTCGTCGGCGGCATGCCGCTGCCCGAAGGCGCCGACGAGTCCCACTTCCTCGGTGCGCTGTTCGGCGAGGGCCTGGAGGTGGTCCCCGCCGAAACCGTGGACCTGATGGTGCCGGCCACCGCCGAGATCGTCATCGAGGGCCACATCGCCTTCGACGAGACGGTGCTGGAAGGGCCGATGAACGAGTACCCCGGCTACAACGCCCGGGAGAAGTCGCTCAAGCCCGTCTTCCACGTCTCGGCCGTCACCCACCGGAACGACGCCGTCCTGCCCGTCGTCGCAGCCGGACCGCCGGTCGAGGAAGACCACACCGTCACCGGCACCATGCACGCCGCCGAGATCCTCTACCAGCTGCGCGAAGCCGGTCTGCCGGTCGCCTCCGCATGGTTCTCCTTCGAGTCGGCGATGCACTGGCTGATCGTCTCCGTGCGATCGGACTGGCACGAGGAGACCGCCGTCCCGTCGACGGAACTCGCCCGGAAGATCGGCGAAGTGGTCTTCACCGGCAAGGCCGGCTTCGGCGTCCCGAAGGTGCTGCTGGTCGAGGACGACATCGACATCACCGACGTCAACGACGTGGTGTGGGCCTTCGCGACCCGGACCCACCCCGAGCACGGCGAGGTCCACTTCCCGGCCCTCCCGCACGTCCAGCTCTCGGTCTACCTCTCCGAGGCCGAGTCCCACTCCTACCGCGCCGGAAAGGTGCTGCACAACTGCCTGCTGGCCGACCTGTTCGCCAAAGAGGACCGGCCGGTCAAGGGCAGCTTCGAGAACGGCTGGCCCACCGACATCCAGCAGCGCGTGCTCGCCAAGTGGGAGACCTACGGCTATCGGTGA
- a CDS encoding NAD(P)-dependent oxidoreductase, with translation MFWGTENDVNDHVTRDQIGWIGLGDQGAPMARAIAGAGESLHVWARRSRSLTALEGLPRTIHESVAELGRASDVVGLCLREDADIQDVLTGGGLLESMKPGSVIVNHGTGLPQFAAKMTELAAAKGIQVLDAPVSGGNAGAVARRLSTMVGGSAEIFERCRPIFETFSKKVTYMGPTGSGQLSKLMNNTLLMMNQRNVQEILGLAKDLGLEIEALVDILLAGSGSSFALQALGGPVTTDNAEHLSTLQLIDMEIFDAAVKALGRDVPDMTRQAVEGAHGLALAARLVAGDQD, from the coding sequence ATCTTCTGGGGAACGGAGAATGACGTGAATGACCATGTGACGAGAGATCAGATCGGGTGGATCGGTCTGGGCGACCAGGGTGCCCCCATGGCCCGCGCAATCGCCGGCGCCGGCGAGTCGCTCCACGTCTGGGCCCGCCGCAGTCGCTCGCTCACCGCGCTTGAAGGGCTCCCCCGCACAATCCATGAGAGCGTCGCCGAACTCGGCCGCGCCAGTGACGTGGTCGGGCTCTGCCTACGCGAAGACGCCGATATCCAGGACGTCCTCACCGGAGGAGGCCTCCTCGAGAGCATGAAGCCTGGCTCGGTCATCGTGAACCACGGCACTGGCCTGCCGCAGTTCGCCGCGAAGATGACCGAGCTGGCCGCGGCCAAGGGCATCCAGGTACTCGATGCGCCGGTCAGCGGCGGCAACGCCGGCGCGGTGGCGCGCCGACTGAGCACCATGGTGGGCGGCTCGGCGGAGATCTTCGAGAGGTGCCGTCCGATCTTCGAAACGTTCTCGAAGAAAGTCACCTACATGGGGCCCACCGGGTCCGGCCAGCTCAGCAAACTCATGAACAACACGCTACTCATGATGAACCAGCGCAATGTCCAAGAGATCCTTGGTCTGGCCAAGGATCTGGGACTCGAGATCGAGGCCCTCGTCGACATCCTGCTGGCCGGGAGCGGCTCGAGCTTCGCTCTGCAGGCGCTTGGCGGGCCGGTGACAACAGACAACGCCGAGCACTTGTCGACGCTGCAGCTCATCGACATGGAGATCTTCGACGCCGCGGTCAAGGCGCTGGGCCGGGACGTACCCGACATGACTCGGCAGGCTGTCGAAGGCGCCCACGGCCTGGCGCTGGCGGCGCGGTTGGTCGCAGGCGACCAGGACTGA
- a CDS encoding helix-turn-helix transcriptional regulator produces the protein MSGNLLGDYLRARRKVVQPEDVGLSPGERRRRVSGLRREEVALLAGISPDYYLRLEQGRDTNPSGQVLDGLARVLRLDAAAVAHLHALAGPSPRRPSRPSKPEPDQVSAGIRELIATWWSSTPVIILNRYADVLESNALARALTPTNQPGSNVIRAAFLDPDLRKLYLNWDEMSSRAVASLRALVGTELDDVRVVELVNELSTASREFQDLWARYDVSPGGSGVSHFDHPVVGRMSLEFERLAVAGTSGQLIVVYHAAPGSPSARKLTELGNDSAVHSGQR, from the coding sequence ATGAGCGGGAACCTGCTGGGCGACTACCTACGGGCGCGCAGGAAGGTCGTCCAGCCTGAGGACGTCGGGTTGTCCCCTGGGGAACGCAGGCGGCGCGTGTCCGGTCTGCGCCGGGAGGAAGTCGCGCTGCTCGCGGGAATCAGCCCCGATTACTACCTGCGACTGGAGCAAGGGCGCGACACGAATCCATCCGGTCAGGTTCTGGATGGGTTGGCCCGTGTGCTGCGCCTGGACGCGGCTGCCGTCGCCCACCTCCACGCGCTCGCCGGCCCATCGCCTCGCCGGCCGAGCAGACCTTCCAAGCCGGAGCCGGACCAGGTGAGCGCGGGAATCCGCGAGCTGATCGCGACATGGTGGTCGTCCACTCCCGTGATTATCCTCAATCGCTACGCGGACGTCCTCGAATCCAACGCGCTCGCCAGAGCTCTTACCCCGACCAACCAGCCGGGATCCAACGTCATCCGCGCTGCATTCCTCGATCCGGACCTGCGCAAGCTCTACCTGAACTGGGACGAGATGAGCAGCCGTGCCGTGGCGAGCCTACGCGCGCTCGTGGGCACGGAACTCGACGACGTCCGCGTGGTGGAGTTGGTCAACGAGTTGTCTACGGCAAGCCGAGAATTCCAAGACCTATGGGCTCGATACGATGTCAGCCCGGGCGGATCGGGCGTCTCACACTTCGACCATCCGGTAGTCGGCCGGATGAGCCTGGAGTTCGAGCGGCTTGCCGTCGCAGGAACCAGCGGCCAGCTCATCGTGGTCTATCACGCGGCGCCGGGAAGCCCATCGGCACGAAAGCTCACCGAGCTCGGCAACGATTCAGCGGTCCATTCCGGACAGCGCTGA
- a CDS encoding SDR family NAD(P)-dependent oxidoreductase, with the protein MTRITTPFGFSTTAAEVAGGIDLTGRRAVVTGASSGIGIETARVLASVGAEVTLAVRNTDGGDKIATEIAASTGNKNIHVARLDLSYQDSVAAFVNSWDGPLHLLINNAGVLAIPELQRTSEGWEMQFATNHMGHFALANGLHGALAADGDARVVVVASQGHLISPVVFDDINYRYRAYEPIGAYGQSKTATVQFAVAAQKRWAADGITVNALAPGAIATNLQKHTGGLRTPQEQRKTVEQGAATTILVATSPQLAGVGGRYFEDCNEAVQVLDGNGWARGVAPYALDAENADRIWETSHRFLREAGR; encoded by the coding sequence ATGACTCGTATTACCACTCCGTTCGGTTTCTCAACCACGGCTGCCGAGGTCGCGGGTGGCATCGACCTCACCGGCCGGCGCGCGGTCGTCACCGGTGCGTCCTCAGGGATCGGCATCGAGACGGCGCGGGTGCTGGCGTCCGTGGGCGCCGAGGTCACTCTCGCTGTTCGCAACACGGACGGCGGTGACAAGATCGCCACGGAGATCGCGGCTTCGACGGGGAACAAGAACATCCACGTGGCTCGCCTCGACCTCTCTTACCAGGACTCGGTCGCGGCGTTCGTCAACTCGTGGGACGGGCCACTGCATCTGCTGATCAACAACGCGGGCGTACTGGCGATCCCGGAGCTCCAGCGCACCTCTGAGGGGTGGGAGATGCAGTTCGCGACCAACCACATGGGCCACTTCGCCCTCGCGAACGGTCTGCACGGCGCCCTGGCCGCTGATGGGGACGCGCGCGTGGTTGTCGTCGCGTCCCAGGGGCACCTCATTTCGCCGGTGGTCTTCGATGACATCAACTACCGTTACCGTGCCTACGAGCCGATCGGAGCCTACGGTCAGTCCAAGACCGCGACCGTGCAGTTCGCAGTGGCCGCACAGAAGCGATGGGCTGCCGACGGCATCACCGTCAATGCTCTGGCGCCCGGTGCGATCGCGACCAATCTCCAGAAGCACACAGGCGGGCTGCGCACGCCCCAGGAGCAGCGGAAGACCGTGGAGCAGGGTGCAGCGACCACGATCCTGGTGGCGACCTCGCCTCAGCTCGCCGGCGTGGGCGGACGCTATTTCGAGGACTGCAACGAGGCGGTCCAGGTGCTGGACGGAAACGGATGGGCGCGCGGCGTGGCGCCGTACGCACTCGACGCCGAGAACGCCGACCGCATTTGGGAGACATCGCACCGCTTCCTGCGCGAAGCCGGGCGCTGA
- a CDS encoding alpha/beta fold hydrolase: protein MVPTFLLLHGGGGPATVSAFADLLAAREQVRVLAPTHPGFAGTDRPEHLASVAALARHYADYLDEQDAQDVIVVGSSLGGWIAAELALLGSPRVHGAVLVNAVGIEVDGHPVAQVAGLSPRELARLSFHNPALSPAANAPAGRPAGPGPDIRALTAYAGPTMSDPTLRERLAKIEVPVTVVWGESDGIVDVAFGRAYAEAIPGARFVLLPETGHLPTVESPERLLAVVRA, encoded by the coding sequence ATGGTGCCCACGTTCCTTTTGCTGCACGGTGGCGGCGGCCCGGCGACGGTGAGCGCGTTCGCCGACCTGCTCGCGGCCCGCGAACAAGTCCGCGTGCTCGCGCCGACCCACCCCGGCTTCGCCGGCACCGACCGGCCCGAGCACCTCGCGAGCGTCGCGGCACTCGCCCGGCACTACGCGGATTACCTCGACGAACAGGACGCGCAGGACGTGATCGTCGTCGGCAGCTCGCTCGGCGGATGGATCGCCGCCGAACTCGCCCTGCTCGGCAGCCCCCGCGTCCACGGCGCCGTGCTGGTGAACGCCGTCGGGATCGAGGTGGACGGCCACCCCGTCGCGCAGGTCGCCGGCCTGAGTCCGAGGGAACTGGCCCGCCTGTCCTTCCACAACCCCGCCCTCTCCCCGGCCGCGAACGCCCCCGCCGGCCGGCCCGCGGGACCCGGACCGGACATCCGTGCCCTGACGGCCTATGCCGGGCCGACGATGTCCGATCCGACCTTGCGTGAGCGGCTGGCGAAGATCGAGGTGCCGGTGACAGTGGTCTGGGGAGAGAGCGACGGCATCGTCGACGTCGCCTTCGGACGCGCCTACGCCGAGGCCATCCCGGGAGCCCGCTTCGTCCTGCTGCCCGAGACCGGCCATCTGCCGACCGTCGAGTCGCCCGAACGACTGCTGGCCGTGGTACGAGCCTAG
- a CDS encoding TetR/AcrR family transcriptional regulator, with translation MDATAARAEGGRVNQKKRTRDAIVRAAAELMLADGELSMPAIAAAALVSEATAYRHFPDLAGLLREAMNDQLPDPATALAAVADSPDPVERAGYAAEFLARHVLARQSAVRTMIAATIAKPGATAMRPGLRVGLIDYALAPVTDRLAAADPERLARLKQGLSVVISAEAVLSLLDLSGLCAEEAVASVAHTAKLLTSAAMSEAGGAQE, from the coding sequence ATGGACGCGACCGCGGCGCGGGCCGAAGGCGGCCGGGTCAATCAGAAGAAGCGCACCCGCGACGCGATCGTGCGCGCGGCGGCGGAGCTGATGCTCGCCGACGGCGAGTTGTCCATGCCCGCGATCGCCGCAGCCGCCCTGGTCTCGGAGGCGACCGCGTACCGGCACTTCCCGGACCTGGCCGGCCTGCTGCGCGAGGCGATGAACGATCAGCTGCCTGATCCCGCCACCGCGCTGGCCGCGGTGGCGGATTCGCCCGACCCGGTCGAACGCGCGGGGTATGCGGCGGAATTCCTCGCTCGGCACGTGCTCGCCCGGCAGAGCGCGGTCCGCACCATGATCGCCGCGACGATCGCCAAGCCGGGCGCCACTGCCATGCGGCCCGGTCTGCGCGTCGGCCTGATCGACTATGCACTCGCCCCCGTCACCGACCGGCTGGCGGCCGCGGATCCCGAGCGCCTCGCCCGGCTCAAGCAGGGCCTGTCGGTGGTGATCAGCGCCGAGGCCGTGCTTTCGCTCCTGGATCTGTCCGGCCTCTGCGCCGAAGAGGCGGTCGCGAGCGTCGCCCACACCGCGAAGCTGCTGACCAGTGCAGCCATGTCCGAGGCGGGTGGCGCACAGGAATGA
- a CDS encoding DUF4265 domain-containing protein, which yields MTSDQAEYVKVRFALERDADGWPPAGSEGLWAVDLGDGLVRIDNNPWFARNVAAGDVVRTSTDDDGVLWFAEKVEWSGNCAIRVVPFAKGALAGSRQAVIDLFAPLGVDGEGIEQFGMVSLGVPPEADLPRVKGLLVRGVSEGWWDYEEGCIGDTWAEVELAE from the coding sequence GTGACTTCTGATCAAGCTGAGTATGTGAAGGTGCGATTCGCGCTCGAACGCGATGCTGATGGTTGGCCTCCCGCTGGTAGTGAGGGATTGTGGGCGGTCGACCTCGGCGACGGGCTGGTACGGATCGACAACAATCCGTGGTTCGCGCGCAACGTGGCTGCCGGTGACGTTGTTCGTACATCGACTGACGATGACGGGGTCCTGTGGTTCGCGGAAAAGGTCGAGTGGTCCGGCAACTGCGCGATCCGTGTCGTGCCGTTCGCCAAGGGCGCGCTGGCCGGCAGCCGTCAGGCGGTCATCGACCTGTTCGCGCCGCTCGGGGTCGACGGCGAGGGAATCGAGCAGTTCGGCATGGTCTCGCTCGGTGTCCCGCCCGAAGCCGACCTGCCGCGGGTCAAGGGCCTGCTGGTTCGCGGAGTCAGCGAGGGATGGTGGGACTACGAAGAAGGTTGCATCGGCGACACCTGGGCAGAGGTCGAGCTCGCCGAATGA